The following is a genomic window from Listeria swaminathanii.
TGTTGGTGTTTTTGAAAATCTTGAGCTTGACTCTGTTGATTATAACGCACTTATCGATATTTATCAGCTAATAAAACGTAAATCAAATTTTAGCCCGCGTGAAATGCAATTATTTGCAGAAGAGTTGCGCCGGATTAGAAAATAAAACAAATGCTAGCCACTTTTTAGTGGTTTTTTGTTTGGAAATAATTAGTGCCAAAATCCACTAAATCTCGCATATCATAAATTTTCGTCGGCGCTCCGATAATGGTCGTCGGATGAAAATTACGTTCTTTCTCATAAGCGCGGCCTAACGCAATAAATGCTTCACTATTATAATCAATTTCCTGATACTTTTCCCAAATGATTTCGCCATTTTTTAAAAACGCGGCTTGATTTTCTGTGAGTGGAAAAACATTCGAACGCTCTTCTGCCAAATGAAGCGATGTATTATTATTATTATCAACGCCAAATAAAATGATTTTCGCCCCAAGTTGGTAGAGTTTTCCAAGCGGCGACTCATCCCCCATGCTTTTCGCGAGTGGTTGTTTCGAAAGGATGTTTTCTTTATCCTTTCCCCAGGCACAAAATGAATGGTAAGGATGAAAACTGCGCGCCACATCAGGAATTGCGCGAAATGTTTCGGCAATGACACCCATCCCGCGAGTCGGGGTTACAAATGGATCAAATGGTGGCGTTTCTGCGCGAATGATTTTCCACCAACTTTCTGGAACTGGCGGATTTTCCCATTTAGATGGATCCGTTAATTGGCCCGTTTGAGCTGGCATAACAATATTGCCCGTTTCACCAACAAGTTCTTGTAAGGCTAAAATAACCGTGACCGGGCCGCCACAAATCCAGTCCGCTTTTGACATGGAGGCATGAAAAATAATCGTATCGCCTTTTTCAATACCCGCTTTTCTCAGGTCAGACACGATTTTATGTTTTGTTGCTGGTTTTTTGGTTCGCCAGATGGCCATTTTTTCTCCCATTTTGTCTGTCACCACCCCTAAAAATAAAGCCAGATGCCTAGAAAAAAACGTCAAAGTAAAAGCAGATGTAGTTTTTACATATGTTTTTACTTGAATTCTGTTCTAAAAGCATCTGGCTAAATAGTTTAATTAGTCGTTTTCGCCTTGATACGTTAAAATTTCTGGGCCATCTTTTGTAATAGCAAACGTATGCTCATATTGAGCTGATAAAGAGCCATCAACTGTTCTTGCAGTCCAGCCATTATCGTCCATTTTTGCTTTCCAAGCGCCCATGTTTACCATAGGTTCCACCGTGATAACCATGCCTTCTTTTAAGCGTGGTCCTTTTCCAGCTTGACCAAAATGCGGAATATCTGGTTTTTCATGTAAAGTTGGTCCAACGCCGTGACCGATAAACTCGCGAACAACTGCTAGATTTTCGGATTCTACGTAGGTTTGGATGGCATGACCAATATCGCCAACTCGAGCGCCAACTTGTGCTTGTTCAATACCTAAGTAAAGTGCTTTATGGGTTACATCCATTAAATGCTTCACATCATCTGGAATTTCACCTACAGCATAAGTCCAAGCAGAATCAGCAAGTGCGCCGTGGTAAT
Proteins encoded in this region:
- a CDS encoding DUF1128 domain-containing protein, with the translated sequence MNLETPSQENLTFMLTEITTKLKMVNVGVFENLELDSVDYNALIDIYQLIKRKSNFSPREMQLFAEELRRIRK
- a CDS encoding aminoglycoside N(3)-acetyltransferase, encoding MGEKMAIWRTKKPATKHKIVSDLRKAGIEKGDTIIFHASMSKADWICGGPVTVILALQELVGETGNIVMPAQTGQLTDPSKWENPPVPESWWKIIRAETPPFDPFVTPTRGMGVIAETFRAIPDVARSFHPYHSFCAWGKDKENILSKQPLAKSMGDESPLGKLYQLGAKIILFGVDNNNNTSLHLAEERSNVFPLTENQAAFLKNGEIIWEKYQEIDYNSEAFIALGRAYEKERNFHPTTIIGAPTKIYDMRDLVDFGTNYFQTKNH
- the map gene encoding type I methionyl aminopeptidase, with the translated sequence MITLKSRREIDEMKAAGKILADTHKELKKIIKPGITSWDLEVFTEEFLRKNGATPEQKGFEGYEYAICASINDEICHGFPRKQKLNQGDIITVDMVVNYHGALADSAWTYAVGEIPDDVKHLMDVTHKALYLGIEQAQVGARVGDIGHAIQTYVESENLAVVREFIGHGVGPTLHEKPDIPHFGQAGKGPRLKEGMVITVEPMVNMGAWKAKMDDNGWTARTVDGSLSAQYEHTFAITKDGPEILTYQGEND